One part of the Macaca mulatta isolate MMU2019108-1 chromosome 6, T2T-MMU8v2.0, whole genome shotgun sequence genome encodes these proteins:
- the TMEM171 gene encoding transmembrane protein 171 isoform X1 translates to MSPAAAAEPDGDQQDRHVSKLIFCFFVFGAVLLCVGVLLSIFGFQACQYKPLPDCPIVLKVAGPACAVVGLGAVILARSRAQLQLRAGLQRGRQMDPDRAFICGESRQFAQCLIFGFLFLTSGMLISVLGIWVPGCGSDWAREPLNETDTGDSKPRMCGFLSLQILGPLIVLVGLCFFVIAHIKKRNTLNIGQDASEREEGQIQSMEAVQVTVGDSVMIFPPPPPPYFPESSASAVTESPGTNSLLPNESPPSYYSIFNHGRTPASEGVASERDCESIYTISRTNSSSEVSHTPHLPSELPPRYEEKENAAATFLPLSSEPSPL, encoded by the exons ATGTCTCCTGCAGCTGCTGCTGAGCCAGATGGGGACCAGCAGGACAGACACGTCAGCAAGCTCATCTTCTGCTTCTTTGTCTTTGGCGCCGTCTTGTTGTGTGTGGGAGTCCTGCTCTCCATCTTTGGGTTCCAGGCATGCCAATATAAGCCCCTCCCAGACTGCCCCATTGTGCTCAAGGTGGCGGGGCCTGCATGTGCCGTGGTTGGGCTTGGGGCTGTGATCCTGGCCCGCTCCCGGGCGCAACTTCAGCTCCGTGCAGGGCTGCAGAGAGGTCGGCAGATGGACCCCGACCGAGCCTTCATCTGTGGAGAGAGCCGCCAGTTTGCCCAGTGCCTTATCTTTGGATTTCTCTTCTTGACAAGCGGCATGCTCATCAGCGTCCTGGGCATTTGGGTCCCTGGATGTGGCTCCGACTGGGCACGGGAACCGCTAAACGAGACAGACACTGGCGACTCAAAGCCCCGGATGTGTGGGTTCCTTTCTCTGCAGATCTTGGGGCCCTTGATTGTGCTTGTGGGATTGTGTTTCTTCGTGATTGCCCACATTAAGAAAAGAAACACGCTGAATATTGGCCAGGATGCCTCTGAGAGAGAAGAGGGACAGATCCAGAGTATGGAGGCTGTCCAGGTCACTGTAG GTGACTCGGTAATGATAtttccaccacctccaccaccttaCTTTCCTGAATCTTCAGCTTCTGCGGTCACTGAGAGTCCTGGGACTAACAGTCTGCTTCCAAATGAAAGCCCCCCTTCATATTACAGTATTTTCAACCATGG CAGGACCCCAGCTTCAGAGGGTGTAGCCTCTGAGAGAGACTGTGAATCTATATATACCATTTCCAGGACGAATTCATCTTCTGAGGTCTCACATACTCCTCATCTTCCATCTGAATTGCCTCCTagatatgaagaaaaagaaaatgctgcagCTACATTCTTGCCTCTATCTTCTGAGCCTTCCCCACTGTAA
- the TMEM171 gene encoding transmembrane protein 171 isoform X2 → MSPAAAAEPDGDQQDRHVSKLIFCFFVFGAVLLCVGVLLSIFGFQACQYKPLPDCPIVLKVAGPACAVVGLGAVILARSRAQLQLRAGLQRGRQMDPDRAFICGESRQFAQCLIFGFLFLTSGMLISVLGIWVPGCGSDWAREPLNETDTGDSKPRMCGFLSLQILGPLIVLVGLCFFVIAHIKKRNTLNIGQDASEREEGQIQSMEAVQVTVGDSVMIFPPPPPPYFPESSASAVTESPGTNSLLPNESPPSYYSIFNHGTPASEGVASERDCESIYTISRTNSSSEVSHTPHLPSELPPRYEEKENAAATFLPLSSEPSPL, encoded by the exons ATGTCTCCTGCAGCTGCTGCTGAGCCAGATGGGGACCAGCAGGACAGACACGTCAGCAAGCTCATCTTCTGCTTCTTTGTCTTTGGCGCCGTCTTGTTGTGTGTGGGAGTCCTGCTCTCCATCTTTGGGTTCCAGGCATGCCAATATAAGCCCCTCCCAGACTGCCCCATTGTGCTCAAGGTGGCGGGGCCTGCATGTGCCGTGGTTGGGCTTGGGGCTGTGATCCTGGCCCGCTCCCGGGCGCAACTTCAGCTCCGTGCAGGGCTGCAGAGAGGTCGGCAGATGGACCCCGACCGAGCCTTCATCTGTGGAGAGAGCCGCCAGTTTGCCCAGTGCCTTATCTTTGGATTTCTCTTCTTGACAAGCGGCATGCTCATCAGCGTCCTGGGCATTTGGGTCCCTGGATGTGGCTCCGACTGGGCACGGGAACCGCTAAACGAGACAGACACTGGCGACTCAAAGCCCCGGATGTGTGGGTTCCTTTCTCTGCAGATCTTGGGGCCCTTGATTGTGCTTGTGGGATTGTGTTTCTTCGTGATTGCCCACATTAAGAAAAGAAACACGCTGAATATTGGCCAGGATGCCTCTGAGAGAGAAGAGGGACAGATCCAGAGTATGGAGGCTGTCCAGGTCACTGTAG GTGACTCGGTAATGATAtttccaccacctccaccaccttaCTTTCCTGAATCTTCAGCTTCTGCGGTCACTGAGAGTCCTGGGACTAACAGTCTGCTTCCAAATGAAAGCCCCCCTTCATATTACAGTATTTTCAACCATGG GACCCCAGCTTCAGAGGGTGTAGCCTCTGAGAGAGACTGTGAATCTATATATACCATTTCCAGGACGAATTCATCTTCTGAGGTCTCACATACTCCTCATCTTCCATCTGAATTGCCTCCTagatatgaagaaaaagaaaatgctgcagCTACATTCTTGCCTCTATCTTCTGAGCCTTCCCCACTGTAA